A DNA window from Mycolicibacter hiberniae contains the following coding sequences:
- the gltB gene encoding glutamate synthase large subunit — protein MAPSRVGLYNPAFEHDACGVAMVVDIHGRRSRDIVDKSITALLNLEHRGAAGAEPNSGDGAGILIQIPDRFFRAVTDFELPPEGSYATGIAFLPQSAKESAAACVGLEKIVEAEGLQVLGWREVPIDDSSLGALARDAMPGFRQLFIGGASGMTLERRAYVVRKRAEHELGSKGPGQDGPGRESVYFPSLSGRTIVYKGMLTTPQLKAFYLDLADERMESALGLVHSRFSTNTFPSWPLAHPFRRIAHNGEINTVTGNENWMRAREALIRTDVFGADGSHRSADKLFPICTPGASDTARFDEVLELLHLGGRSLPHAVLMMIPEAWERHESMDGPTRAFYEYHDSLMEPWDGPASMTFTDGTVVGAVLDRNGLRPSRIWVTDDGLVVMASEAGVLDLDPATVVERRRLQPGRMFLVDTAAGRIISDQEIKSTLAAERPYQQWIDECLIGIDELPAGDAPRMEHHRVLLRQQMFGYTNEELNLVLAPMARTGAEPIGSMGTDTPVAALSARPRLLFDYFQQLFAQVTNPPLDAIREEVITSLQGALGPEGDLLNTGEPTWRQVVLSQPILSNADLAKLLKLQPDQGIGSRGPHGLSTAVIRCLYPPAAGGAGLRTALRQVCERASAAIAEGASFLVISDRESDETLAPIPSLLATAAIHHHLVAERTRTKVGLVVEAGDAREVHHMAALIGFGAAAINPYLAFESVEDMLDRGLIEGLDREKALANYAKAAAKGVLKVMSKMGISTRASYTGAQLFQPIGISQDVLDEYFTGLYCPIGGITLDDIAADVAVRHELAYLDRPEERAHRELPVGGEYQWRREGEYHLFNPETVFKLQHSTRTGQYEVFKEYTKLVDDQSERLATLRGLLRFKAGQRPPVPIDEVEPATEIVKRFATGAMSYGSISAEAHETLAIAMNRIGGRSNCGEGGEHSDRFLPDADGSWRRSAIKQVASGRFGVTSDYLVNCTDLQIKIAQGAKPGEGGQLPGNKVYPWVAEVRHATPGVGLISPPPHHDIYSIEDLKQLIHDLKNANPEARIHVKLVAENGVGTVAAGVSKAHADVVLISGHDGGTGAAPLTSLKHAGAPWELGLAETQQTLLLNGLRDRIVVQVDGQLKTGRDVVIAALLGAEEFGFATAPLVVSGCIMMRVCHLDTCPVGVATQNPELRRRFTGQPEFVENFFWFIAEEVREYLAALGFRSINEAVGQVEALDTTLARAHWKAHKLDLAPVLYQPDSAFMNQDLYCTSAQDHGLDKALDQQLIVMSREALDSGTRVEFTSDISNVNRTVGTMLGYEVTKAYGAQGLPSDTINITFTGSAGNSFGAFLPSGITLRVFGDANDYVGKGLSGGRIVVRPPLDSPEGYAAEDNIIGGNVILFGATSGELFLRGVVGERFAVRNSGAVAVVEGVGDHGCEYMTGGKVVVLGKTGRNFAAGMSGGVAYVYDPDRELGGRLNTEMVDLDTFDDFDAEDVEWLRSVLNAHATATDSVPAQTILADWANRRRDFVKVMPRDYRRVLAAVAEAKASGTDPEEAIMAAAHG, from the coding sequence ATGGCACCCAGTCGGGTGGGGCTCTACAACCCCGCGTTCGAACATGACGCGTGTGGGGTTGCCATGGTGGTGGACATCCATGGCCGGCGCAGTCGCGACATCGTGGACAAGTCGATCACGGCGCTGCTCAACCTGGAGCATCGAGGTGCTGCCGGAGCCGAACCGAACAGTGGTGACGGGGCCGGGATCCTCATCCAGATTCCCGACCGGTTCTTTCGTGCAGTAACCGACTTCGAACTGCCGCCCGAGGGCAGCTACGCAACCGGGATCGCCTTCTTGCCGCAGTCGGCCAAGGAGTCCGCGGCAGCCTGTGTCGGCCTGGAGAAGATCGTCGAGGCCGAGGGCCTACAGGTGCTCGGCTGGCGCGAGGTTCCGATCGACGACTCGTCGCTGGGCGCCCTGGCCCGTGACGCGATGCCAGGTTTCCGCCAGCTGTTCATCGGCGGAGCGTCCGGGATGACTCTGGAGCGCCGCGCCTATGTGGTGCGCAAGCGCGCCGAACACGAGCTGGGCAGCAAGGGTCCCGGGCAGGACGGTCCGGGACGGGAATCCGTTTACTTCCCAAGCCTTTCCGGTCGCACGATCGTCTACAAGGGCATGTTGACCACGCCGCAGCTCAAGGCGTTCTATCTCGATCTGGCCGATGAGCGCATGGAAAGCGCCTTGGGCCTCGTGCATTCGCGGTTCTCCACCAACACCTTCCCGTCGTGGCCGCTGGCGCATCCGTTCCGCCGTATCGCGCACAACGGCGAGATCAACACCGTGACCGGCAACGAGAACTGGATGCGGGCCCGGGAGGCGCTGATCCGCACCGATGTCTTCGGCGCCGACGGCAGCCACCGCAGTGCCGACAAACTGTTCCCGATCTGCACGCCGGGGGCGTCCGACACAGCCCGCTTCGACGAGGTACTCGAGCTGCTGCACCTGGGCGGCCGCAGCCTGCCGCACGCGGTGCTGATGATGATCCCGGAGGCCTGGGAACGGCACGAAAGCATGGACGGCCCGACCCGGGCGTTCTACGAGTACCACGACTCGCTGATGGAGCCGTGGGACGGCCCCGCCTCGATGACCTTCACCGATGGAACCGTGGTGGGGGCGGTGTTGGACCGCAACGGCCTGCGGCCGTCCCGGATCTGGGTCACCGATGACGGGCTGGTCGTGATGGCCTCCGAGGCCGGGGTGCTCGACCTGGACCCCGCCACCGTCGTCGAGCGCCGGCGGCTGCAACCCGGCCGGATGTTCTTGGTGGACACGGCCGCCGGGCGGATCATCTCCGACCAGGAGATCAAGTCGACGCTGGCCGCCGAGCGGCCTTACCAGCAGTGGATCGATGAGTGCCTGATCGGGATCGACGAGCTTCCCGCCGGTGACGCGCCCCGGATGGAGCATCACCGGGTTCTGCTGCGCCAGCAGATGTTCGGTTACACCAACGAAGAGCTCAACCTGGTGCTCGCCCCGATGGCACGCACCGGAGCGGAGCCGATCGGATCGATGGGCACCGACACCCCGGTGGCCGCGCTGTCGGCTCGTCCGCGCCTGCTGTTCGACTACTTCCAGCAGCTGTTCGCCCAGGTGACCAACCCGCCGTTGGATGCCATCCGCGAAGAGGTGATCACCAGCCTGCAAGGTGCGCTCGGGCCGGAGGGCGACCTGCTCAACACCGGCGAACCCACGTGGCGTCAGGTGGTGCTGTCCCAGCCGATCTTGAGCAACGCCGACCTGGCGAAGCTGTTGAAGCTGCAGCCGGACCAGGGAATCGGCTCTCGGGGGCCGCACGGCCTGTCCACCGCGGTCATCAGGTGCCTGTACCCGCCCGCCGCCGGCGGGGCCGGCCTGCGCACGGCGCTGCGGCAGGTGTGCGAGCGTGCGTCGGCGGCCATCGCCGAAGGCGCCAGCTTCCTGGTGATCTCCGACCGGGAGTCCGACGAGACCCTGGCTCCCATCCCGTCGCTGTTGGCCACCGCCGCGATACACCACCATCTGGTCGCCGAGCGCACCCGTACCAAGGTGGGCCTGGTCGTGGAGGCCGGTGACGCCCGCGAGGTGCATCACATGGCGGCCCTGATCGGGTTCGGCGCTGCCGCCATCAACCCGTACCTGGCGTTCGAGTCCGTCGAGGACATGCTCGACCGGGGCCTCATCGAGGGTCTGGACCGGGAAAAGGCACTGGCCAACTACGCCAAGGCGGCGGCCAAGGGCGTGCTGAAGGTGATGTCCAAGATGGGCATCTCGACGCGGGCCTCCTACACCGGCGCCCAGTTGTTCCAGCCGATCGGTATCTCCCAGGACGTGCTCGACGAGTACTTCACCGGGTTGTACTGCCCGATCGGCGGCATCACGCTCGACGACATCGCCGCCGATGTCGCGGTCCGGCACGAGTTGGCCTACCTCGACCGTCCGGAAGAACGGGCGCACCGGGAGCTGCCGGTCGGCGGCGAATACCAATGGCGCCGCGAGGGTGAATACCACCTGTTCAACCCGGAGACGGTGTTCAAACTGCAGCACTCCACCCGCACCGGGCAGTACGAGGTGTTCAAGGAATACACCAAGCTGGTCGACGACCAGAGCGAGCGGTTGGCGACCCTGCGCGGCCTGCTGCGCTTCAAAGCCGGCCAGCGTCCGCCTGTTCCGATCGACGAGGTCGAGCCGGCCACCGAGATCGTCAAACGGTTCGCCACGGGCGCGATGAGCTACGGATCGATCTCAGCCGAGGCGCACGAGACACTGGCGATCGCAATGAACCGCATCGGCGGGCGGTCCAACTGTGGCGAGGGCGGCGAGCACTCCGACCGCTTCCTGCCCGACGCAGACGGTTCCTGGCGGCGCAGCGCGATCAAGCAGGTCGCCTCGGGCCGATTCGGCGTGACCAGCGACTACCTGGTCAACTGCACCGATCTTCAGATCAAGATCGCGCAGGGGGCCAAACCCGGTGAGGGCGGCCAGCTTCCGGGCAACAAGGTGTATCCGTGGGTTGCCGAGGTTCGGCATGCCACGCCTGGTGTCGGACTGATCTCGCCACCCCCGCACCACGACATCTACTCCATCGAAGATCTCAAGCAGCTGATCCACGACCTGAAGAACGCCAACCCCGAGGCGCGTATTCACGTGAAGCTGGTCGCCGAGAACGGTGTCGGCACGGTGGCGGCCGGGGTCTCCAAAGCCCACGCAGACGTGGTCCTGATCTCCGGGCACGACGGAGGTACCGGTGCGGCACCGCTCACCTCGCTCAAGCATGCCGGTGCGCCGTGGGAACTCGGGCTGGCAGAAACCCAGCAGACATTGCTGCTCAACGGCCTTCGGGACCGCATCGTGGTCCAGGTGGACGGCCAGCTCAAGACCGGCCGCGACGTGGTGATCGCCGCGCTGCTGGGTGCCGAGGAATTCGGTTTCGCCACCGCGCCTTTGGTGGTGTCGGGCTGCATCATGATGCGGGTCTGCCACCTGGACACCTGCCCCGTCGGGGTGGCAACCCAGAACCCGGAGCTGCGCCGGCGGTTCACCGGCCAGCCCGAGTTCGTCGAGAACTTCTTCTGGTTCATCGCCGAAGAGGTTCGCGAGTATCTGGCCGCGCTGGGATTCCGCAGCATCAACGAGGCCGTCGGCCAGGTGGAGGCGCTGGACACCACTTTGGCTCGGGCGCACTGGAAGGCCCACAAGCTGGACCTCGCACCGGTTCTGTACCAGCCGGACTCGGCGTTCATGAACCAGGACCTGTACTGCACTTCGGCTCAAGACCATGGACTGGACAAGGCCTTGGACCAGCAGCTGATCGTCATGAGCCGCGAGGCTCTCGATTCCGGCACCCGGGTCGAGTTCACCAGCGATATCTCCAACGTCAATCGGACGGTCGGCACCATGCTCGGCTACGAGGTGACGAAGGCCTACGGCGCCCAAGGTCTGCCTTCGGACACCATCAACATCACCTTCACCGGTTCGGCCGGCAACAGCTTCGGCGCGTTCCTTCCGTCCGGTATCACCCTGCGGGTCTTCGGTGACGCCAACGACTATGTCGGCAAGGGTCTGTCCGGCGGCCGGATCGTGGTCCGGCCCCCGCTGGACTCGCCCGAGGGCTACGCCGCGGAGGACAACATCATCGGCGGCAACGTGATTCTGTTCGGTGCCACTTCCGGTGAACTGTTCCTGCGGGGGGTGGTCGGCGAGCGGTTCGCGGTCCGCAACTCCGGTGCGGTGGCGGTGGTCGAGGGCGTCGGCGACCATGGCTGTGAGTACATGACCGGAGGCAAGGTTGTGGTGCTGGGCAAAACCGGCCGCAACTTCGCCGCCGGGATGTCCGGGGGAGTGGCCTATGTCTACGACCCGGACCGCGAACTGGGTGGCCGCCTGAACACCGAGATGGTGGACCTCGACACGTTCGACGATTTCGACGCCGAAGATGTGGAGTGGCTGCGTTCGGTGCTGAACGCGCATGCCACGGCTACCGACTCGGTCCCGGCACAGACGATCCTGGCCGACTGGGCCAACCGTCGACGGGACTTCGTCAAAGTGATGCCGCGCGACTACCGGCGGGTGCTCGCCGCGGTCGCCGAGGCGAAAGCCAGCGGCACAGATCCAGAGGAGGCGATTATGGCGGCGGCTCATGGCTGA
- the glnA gene encoding type I glutamate--ammonia ligase has product MAADIFKLVADESVEYVDIRFCDLPGVMQHFSIPASALDESVFEDGLAFDGSSIRGFQSIHESDMLLLPDPETARIDPFRAAKTLNLNFFVHDPFTREPYSRDPRNIARKAENYLTSTGIADTAYFGAEAEFYIFDSVRFDSQINGSFYKVDSGAGWWNTGRTTEADGSPNLGYKVRPKGGYFPVAPTDQYVDLRDAMSTNLTNAGFTVERGHHEVGTGGQTEINYKFNTLLHAADDLMLFKYIIKNTAWAHGKTVTFMPKPLFGDNGSGMHVHQSVWQDGEPLFYDEIGYGGLSDTARHYIGGILHHAPSLLAFTNPTINSYKRLVPGYEAPINLVYSQRNRSACVRIPITGTNPKAKRLEFRCPDSSGNPYLAFAAMLMAGIDGIKNKIEPAAPVDKDLYELPADEAANIAQAPTSLSEVIDNLEADHEYLTEGGVFTPDVIETWINYKRDNEIAPVNLRPHPYEFALYYDC; this is encoded by the coding sequence ATGGCCGCAGATATTTTCAAGCTCGTCGCCGACGAGTCGGTTGAGTACGTTGACATTCGATTCTGCGACCTGCCCGGGGTCATGCAGCACTTTTCGATCCCGGCGTCGGCGCTTGATGAGAGCGTCTTCGAGGACGGGCTGGCCTTCGACGGGTCGTCGATCCGCGGATTCCAGTCCATCCACGAATCGGACATGCTGCTGCTGCCCGACCCGGAGACCGCCCGCATCGACCCCTTCCGGGCCGCCAAGACACTGAACCTGAACTTCTTCGTCCACGACCCGTTCACCCGCGAGCCCTACTCGCGTGACCCGCGCAACATCGCCCGCAAAGCCGAGAACTACCTCACCAGCACCGGCATCGCCGACACCGCCTACTTCGGCGCCGAAGCCGAGTTCTACATCTTCGACTCGGTGCGCTTCGACTCCCAGATCAACGGCTCGTTCTACAAGGTGGACTCGGGCGCCGGCTGGTGGAACACCGGCCGCACCACCGAAGCCGACGGCAGCCCCAACCTCGGCTACAAGGTCCGCCCCAAGGGCGGCTACTTCCCCGTCGCCCCCACCGACCAGTACGTCGACCTGCGCGACGCCATGTCGACCAACCTCACCAACGCCGGCTTCACCGTCGAACGCGGCCACCACGAGGTCGGCACCGGCGGGCAGACCGAGATCAACTACAAGTTCAACACCCTGCTGCACGCCGCCGACGACCTGATGCTGTTCAAGTACATCATCAAGAACACCGCCTGGGCCCACGGCAAGACCGTCACCTTCATGCCCAAGCCCCTGTTCGGCGACAACGGGTCGGGCATGCACGTGCACCAGTCGGTCTGGCAGGACGGCGAGCCGCTGTTCTACGACGAGATCGGCTATGGCGGACTGTCGGACACCGCACGCCACTACATCGGCGGGATCTTGCACCACGCCCCGTCGCTGCTGGCGTTCACCAACCCCACCATCAACTCCTACAAGCGCCTGGTTCCCGGCTACGAGGCCCCGATCAACCTGGTCTACAGCCAGCGCAACCGCTCGGCCTGCGTGCGCATCCCGATCACCGGCACCAACCCCAAGGCCAAGCGCCTGGAGTTCCGCTGCCCGGACTCCTCGGGCAACCCCTACCTGGCGTTCGCCGCCATGCTGATGGCCGGCATCGACGGCATCAAGAACAAGATCGAACCGGCAGCCCCGGTCGACAAAGACCTCTACGAACTGCCCGCCGACGAGGCCGCCAACATCGCCCAGGCTCCGACATCGCTTTCCGAGGTGATCGACAATCTGGAAGCCGACCACGAATACCTCACCGAGGGCGGCGTGTTCACCCCGGACGTGATCGAGACCTGGATCAACTACAAGCGCGACAACGAGATCGCCCCGGTGAACCTGCGCCCGCACCCCTACGAGTTCGCGCTGTACTACGACTGCTGA
- a CDS encoding MinD/ParA family ATP-binding protein: MNAADDFLRKRVPPPQQPPPFGPAQQQPLRPPPFPQPGPVPRPQPTRGWRRVVLSATLGLINLGPSPDEREEAAYQMAIRSMPNGVYKVGVLGKGGVGKTTVAASVGSIFAALRRADHVLAVDADTAFGRLGSRIDPRATSSYWDVAADQGLQSFADISSRVGANAAGLYVLVGEPAAGRRRILDAALYREAALRLDRHFTISIVDCGSTMDSPVTQEALRDLDALIVVSSPWADGAGAAAKTMEWLADRGQGGLLQRTVVVLNDSDGHADKRTRAALVAQFLQHGQAVVEVPFDPHLRPGGVIDVMTEMAPATRRRFLQIAAILAHYFASRPRGRDAKPGRPQNM, from the coding sequence ATGAACGCAGCCGACGACTTCCTGCGAAAGCGGGTGCCGCCGCCACAGCAACCGCCGCCGTTCGGGCCGGCTCAGCAGCAGCCGCTGCGGCCGCCGCCGTTCCCCCAGCCGGGGCCGGTGCCGCGGCCGCAGCCCACCCGCGGCTGGCGGCGTGTGGTGTTGTCGGCGACGCTGGGGCTGATCAACCTGGGCCCCTCGCCGGACGAGCGTGAAGAAGCGGCCTACCAGATGGCCATCCGGTCGATGCCCAACGGCGTCTACAAGGTCGGCGTGCTGGGCAAGGGCGGCGTGGGCAAGACGACCGTGGCCGCCAGCGTCGGGTCCATATTCGCGGCACTGCGCCGGGCGGATCACGTGCTGGCCGTCGACGCCGACACCGCATTCGGTCGGCTCGGCAGCCGCATCGATCCCCGCGCCACCAGTTCCTACTGGGACGTGGCGGCCGATCAGGGCTTGCAGTCCTTTGCCGACATCAGCAGCCGGGTGGGCGCCAACGCGGCGGGGCTTTACGTCCTGGTGGGTGAGCCGGCCGCGGGACGGCGCCGGATCTTGGACGCGGCGTTGTACCGCGAGGCCGCGCTGCGCCTGGACCGGCACTTCACCATCTCGATCGTCGACTGCGGCTCGACCATGGATTCACCGGTGACCCAGGAGGCGCTGCGTGATCTCGACGCACTGATCGTGGTGTCCTCGCCGTGGGCTGACGGCGCCGGCGCGGCCGCCAAGACCATGGAGTGGCTGGCCGACCGTGGCCAGGGCGGGTTGCTGCAGCGCACTGTGGTGGTGCTCAACGACTCCGACGGCCACGCCGACAAGCGCACCCGCGCGGCACTGGTCGCGCAGTTCTTACAGCACGGGCAGGCGGTGGTGGAGGTACCGTTCGACCCGCACCTGCGGCCCGGCGGCGTGATCGACGTGATGACCGAGATGGCGCCGGCCACCCGCCGCCGATTCCTGCAGATCGCGGCGATCCTGGCCCACTACTTCGCGTCCCGCCCGCGAGGCCGGGACGCGAAGCCGGGCCGCCCTCAGAACATGTAG
- a CDS encoding MaoC family dehydratase yields the protein MRTFGSIDELAACQGEVIGHSDWVTITQEAVNLFADATGDHQWIHVDPERAATGPFGTTIAHGYMTLAMLPQLMHQISRVEGVKLAINYGLNKVRFPAPVPVGSRIQAQTSVVEVTEVGGGAHQVTYSTTVSIEGGAKPACVAESVVRYMF from the coding sequence ATGCGTACATTCGGATCGATCGACGAGCTTGCCGCTTGCCAGGGCGAGGTGATCGGCCACAGCGATTGGGTGACCATCACCCAGGAGGCCGTCAACCTGTTCGCCGACGCGACCGGTGACCATCAGTGGATTCACGTCGACCCCGAGCGGGCGGCCACCGGGCCCTTCGGAACCACCATCGCCCACGGGTACATGACGCTGGCCATGCTGCCGCAGTTGATGCACCAGATCAGCCGCGTCGAAGGGGTCAAGCTGGCGATCAACTACGGGCTGAACAAGGTGCGCTTCCCGGCCCCGGTCCCGGTGGGCTCCCGGATCCAGGCGCAGACCTCGGTGGTCGAGGTGACCGAAGTCGGCGGCGGAGCGCACCAGGTGACGTACTCGACGACGGTGTCCATCGAAGGCGGCGCCAAGCCGGCCTGCGTCGCCGAGAGTGTCGTGCGCTACATGTTCTGA
- a CDS encoding CoA transferase encodes MQAGAGNAAGPLAGVRVIEIGSFVAVPLAGMTLAQLGCDVVRIDPIGGAADYRRWPVTDDGNSIYWTGLNKGKRSVVADLRAPAGQRVVQRLIADGGVLLTNMAGRQWLSYETLAAERPDLIHLEVLGRADGSTAVDYTINAGVGFPLVTGPSDYAAPINHVLPAWDIACGLHAALAVSAAVHRRDHTGEGCRIRLALEDVALGTASALGFLTEAMVNGARRERIGNAVYGQYGQSFASADGVSFMVVTLTDRHFRDLAELTGSTEVIAALAQARGIDFGDEGQRYRHRDLLTGLFSGWFAERPAAQVQAALAQTSLLWDRYRSFAEVAADERLRDNPMFTALDQPSVGQYLAAGLPASIDGAHPPAVAAPTLGADTAAMLADRLGMSGEEINELRQSGAVATE; translated from the coding sequence ATGCAGGCCGGTGCTGGGAACGCCGCGGGCCCATTGGCCGGGGTGCGGGTGATCGAGATCGGCAGCTTCGTCGCCGTGCCGCTCGCCGGAATGACGTTGGCGCAGCTGGGTTGCGACGTGGTGCGCATCGATCCGATCGGCGGTGCGGCCGACTACCGGCGCTGGCCGGTCACCGACGACGGCAACTCGATCTATTGGACCGGCCTGAACAAGGGAAAGCGCTCGGTGGTTGCCGATCTGCGCGCGCCGGCGGGTCAGCGTGTGGTGCAGCGCCTGATCGCCGACGGCGGTGTTCTGCTGACGAATATGGCTGGCCGGCAATGGCTCTCCTACGAAACGCTGGCGGCGGAGCGCCCCGACCTGATCCACCTCGAGGTGCTCGGACGCGCTGACGGTTCGACAGCGGTCGACTACACGATCAACGCGGGGGTCGGCTTTCCGTTGGTCACCGGGCCCAGCGACTACGCCGCGCCGATCAACCACGTGCTGCCGGCCTGGGATATCGCCTGCGGTCTGCACGCCGCGCTGGCGGTGTCGGCTGCGGTGCATCGCCGCGACCACACCGGCGAGGGCTGCCGCATCCGGCTGGCGCTCGAGGACGTCGCGCTGGGCACCGCCAGCGCCCTGGGCTTCCTCACCGAGGCCATGGTGAACGGCGCGCGCCGCGAGCGCATCGGCAACGCCGTCTACGGCCAGTACGGCCAGAGTTTCGCCAGCGCCGATGGCGTGTCGTTCATGGTGGTGACGCTGACCGACCGGCACTTCCGCGATCTGGCCGAGTTGACCGGATCGACTGAAGTCATTGCCGCCCTGGCGCAGGCGCGGGGCATCGATTTCGGTGACGAAGGCCAGCGTTATCGCCACCGCGATCTGCTGACCGGGCTGTTCAGCGGCTGGTTCGCCGAGCGCCCCGCGGCGCAGGTGCAAGCCGCGCTGGCGCAGACGTCGCTGTTGTGGGACCGCTACCGCAGCTTTGCCGAGGTGGCGGCCGACGAGCGCCTGCGCGACAACCCGATGTTCACCGCGCTGGATCAGCCATCGGTGGGGCAGTACCTGGCGGCCGGGCTGCCGGCGTCCATCGACGGCGCCCACCCGCCCGCCGTCGCGGCACCCACGCTGGGCGCCGACACCGCCGCGATGCTTGCCGACCGGCTGGGAATGAGCGGCGAAGAGATCAACGAACTGCGCCAAAGTGGCGCGGTGGCTACGGAATAA
- the ag85C gene encoding diacylglycerol acyltransferase/mycolyltransferase Ag85C → MKSVGKLRHAASRLPRRLMVAAVGAALLSGLVGVVGGSGNASAFSRPGLPVEYLQIPSAAMGRDIKVQFQPGGTHAVYLLDGLRAQDDFNGWDINTPAFEEFYQSGLSVIMPVGGQSSFYSDWYQPSQGNGQNYTYKWETFLTREMPTWLEANKSVSPYGNAVVGLSMAGGSALILASYYPQQFPYAAALSGFLNPSEGWWPTLIGLAMNDAGGFNANSMWGPSSDPAWRRNDAMVQIPRLVANRTRIWVYCGNGTPSDLGGNNLPAKFLESLTLRTNQQFQQNYAAAGGNNGVFNFPANGTHDWPYWNEQLLAMKPDIQRTLGVGIDPT, encoded by the coding sequence ATGAAGAGCGTTGGAAAGTTGCGTCACGCGGCGAGCCGGCTACCGCGCCGGCTGATGGTCGCGGCGGTGGGGGCCGCGCTGCTGAGCGGCCTCGTCGGGGTGGTCGGTGGTTCGGGCAATGCGTCGGCGTTCTCCCGTCCCGGCCTGCCGGTGGAATACCTGCAGATTCCCTCCGCGGCGATGGGCCGCGACATCAAAGTGCAGTTCCAGCCGGGCGGCACGCACGCGGTGTACCTGCTCGACGGGCTGCGCGCCCAGGACGACTTCAACGGCTGGGACATCAACACCCCGGCGTTCGAGGAGTTCTACCAGTCCGGTCTGTCGGTGATCATGCCGGTCGGCGGGCAGTCCAGCTTCTACTCGGACTGGTACCAGCCGTCGCAGGGCAACGGTCAGAACTACACCTACAAGTGGGAGACCTTCCTGACCCGGGAGATGCCCACCTGGCTGGAGGCCAACAAGAGCGTGTCGCCGTATGGCAACGCCGTGGTGGGGCTGTCGATGGCGGGCGGTTCAGCGCTGATCCTGGCGTCCTACTACCCGCAGCAGTTCCCTTATGCGGCAGCGCTTTCGGGATTCCTGAACCCGTCGGAGGGCTGGTGGCCGACGCTGATCGGGTTGGCGATGAACGATGCCGGCGGTTTCAACGCCAACAGCATGTGGGGCCCGTCGTCCGACCCCGCCTGGCGGCGTAACGACGCCATGGTGCAGATCCCGCGGCTGGTGGCCAACCGCACCCGCATCTGGGTGTACTGCGGCAACGGCACACCGAGCGACCTCGGCGGCAACAACCTGCCCGCCAAGTTCCTGGAGAGCCTGACGCTGCGCACCAACCAGCAGTTCCAGCAGAACTACGCGGCGGCCGGCGGCAACAACGGCGTGTTCAACTTCCCGGCCAACGGCACGCACGACTGGCCGTACTGGAACGAGCAGCTGCTCGCGATGAAGCCGGACATCCAGCGCACCCTCGGGGTCGGCATCGACCCCACCTGA
- a CDS encoding YoaK family protein: MISKRYNSEARLSWVLAGLAGVLAATAFTHSEGYFVTFMTGNAGRAVLGVFTDSQWMSISAAALLVSFISGVVVASLCHRHAWRSRPHGALRLTGASLLAATVTDWIEGGPALPVPLLPILLVAFGVGALNTTFVRDGEVSIPLSYVTGTVVKLGQGIERHISGGTLHDWLGHFMLLFGYMSGAAVGGVVSIFVGGTWMLATATCVCLMATWYSHRYVDRRGLWR, translated from the coding sequence GTGATCTCTAAGCGTTACAACAGCGAAGCACGGCTGTCCTGGGTGCTGGCCGGCCTGGCCGGGGTACTGGCCGCCACGGCCTTCACCCATTCCGAGGGCTACTTCGTCACCTTCATGACCGGCAACGCCGGGCGGGCGGTGCTCGGGGTTTTCACCGACAGCCAGTGGATGTCGATTTCGGCTGCGGCCCTGTTGGTGTCCTTCATCTCCGGGGTGGTGGTCGCCTCCCTGTGCCATCGCCATGCCTGGCGTAGCCGGCCGCACGGCGCGCTGCGACTGACCGGGGCGTCGCTGCTGGCCGCGACCGTGACCGACTGGATCGAGGGCGGGCCGGCGCTGCCGGTGCCGCTGCTGCCGATCCTGCTGGTGGCGTTCGGGGTGGGCGCGCTGAACACCACGTTCGTCCGAGACGGCGAAGTGTCGATCCCGTTGAGCTACGTGACCGGAACGGTGGTGAAGCTCGGCCAGGGCATCGAGCGCCACATCAGTGGCGGCACGCTGCACGACTGGCTGGGCCATTTCATGCTGCTGTTCGGCTATATGTCCGGGGCGGCAGTCGGTGGCGTCGTCAGCATCTTCGTCGGTGGTACCTGGATGTTGGCCACCGCCACCTGCGTCTGTCTGATGGCAACCTGGTACAGCCACCGCTACGTCGACCGTCGCGGACTCTGGCGCTGA